A DNA window from Ipomoea triloba cultivar NCNSP0323 chromosome 10, ASM357664v1 contains the following coding sequences:
- the LOC116033133 gene encoding secreted RxLR effector protein 161-like yields MNISLRIVINNEGKEVDQTKYRGIIGSLLYLTASRPDISFAVGVCARFQANPKESHLSAAKKILRYLKGTQSVRLWYLKGGSFELVGYSDTDFAGCKIDRKSASGTCQFLGGRLISWFNKKQNSIATSTVEAEYIAAGSCCAQILWMVQQLKDYGVTAREVSIMCDNTSDILYVFLYTSLNEHLMACPLV; encoded by the coding sequence ATGAATATCTCGTTGCGTATTGTTATCAACAACGAAGGCAAAGAAGTTGATCAGACTAAATATCGCGGCATCATTGGCTCATTGTTATACTTAACTGCAAGTAGGCCCGATATATCATTTGCCGTGGGAGTATGTGCTCGTTTTCAAGCAAATCCCAAAGAAAGCCATCTAAGCGCAGCAAAGAAGATTTTAAGATACCTCAAGGGCACGCAAAGTGTTAGACTTTGGTACCTGAAGGGTGGATCATTTGAACTCGTTGGTTATTCTGATACTGATTTTGCCGGATGCAAAATAGACAGAAAGAGTGCATCTGGGACATGccaattcttagggggaaggcttaTCTCATGGTTCAACAAGAAGCAAAATTCTATAGCCACGAGTACTGTAGAAGCCGAGTACATAGCGGCTGGAAGCTGTTGTGCACAAATATTATGGATGGTGCAACAACTCAAGGATTATGGTGTTACAGCACGAGAAGTGagcattatgtgtgacaacaccagtgaTATTCTATATGTCTTTTTGTATACATCACTCAATGAGCATTTGATGGCATGTCCTTTAGTGTAA